One genomic region from Leishmania panamensis strain MHOM/PA/94/PSC-1 chromosome 10 sequence encodes:
- a CDS encoding eukaryotic translation initiation factor 4 gamma, putative (TriTrypDB/GeneDB-style sysID: LpmP.10.0980) yields the protein MNKNYPGRITSAPLTQQARGMSLRTSASPSFLDRAQSGSTGTGASAQQPHHHGTLPRAPRAKPTTSVQAPAPAPPPPKEEMEEERSDAAEAASSEVSYPEDRVYNVEDFIKLRRCQTQVPREVMEYARAMWKEMPENMDDMENNSLRDNLFREQNASTMSKVMTDRRINNEVLGILGKVTASNLEKMKKELTDLPIRQSTKEEIDEVIKVFFNKSTKPEDSCYTNLYVQLIAHLISSIGEREEAGRMIRNEVLRQCRSTFMNSGADAVELEKRMATMSPEDAEMERIQFSGKQKANIQFLGLMFKSRLVRQKVVHAVLDSLLYGPGHRRHIPTDYSLIHFMELLQVCGPHLDAAFYEDPLPRYRETITELSISHPQKRIQFLLQNFLETMNNNWVPLHGPGARRTEGGGNAAQNSTNNNGAGALANTNGRGGNVSAMPPVPVPAQEAQLRIPDYEEFSKVMDDFFMSSSVDEIVSIMSSIPPEVVVVYCTKWLGRYINTYKYTAERTRLGELFETLMKKGALTMGQAQEALLQHVQKSAEEELFADIPKYFVHWASLIRHGHSVFPYSLHTKVLNMLVDNHVSIEVIANMVRDVEADTKPDQLKDLKPQDRFRVLQALLRYTPPMFAHDSDDDQQQKLTVLDVVGTIDPEVTYFNELCTSYDDDNFHASPALSDMQKHSPFLCASAFFTFVRYDVNFLCSQYKELLRKIFTARPADTLLVEVYLQWRSLGCSHRFLFAFIRKVLDVVNNRLDVLNKLAAQLRTTFKEDMLVSLMEDAIKERK from the coding sequence ATGAACAAGAATTACCCGGGCCGCATCACGTCCGCCCCCCTGACGCAGCAGGCGCGGGGGATGTCGCTGCGCACCAGCGCATCGCCGAGCTTCCTGGACCGCGCACAGTCTGGTAGCACAGGTACAGGCGCtagcgcgcagcagccgcaccaccacggcaccCTGCCTCGTGCGCCGCGGGCGAAGCCGACTACCTCGGTACAGGCCCCCGCTCcagcacccccaccacccaaggaggagatggaggaggaacgtagcgacgctgctgaagccgcCTCGTCCGAGGTCTCCTACCCGGAAGACCGCGTCTACAACGTGGAGGACTTCATCAAGCTGCGCAGGTGTCAGACGCAGGTGCCGCGAGAGGTGATGGAATATGCGCGTGCTATGTGGAAGGAAATGCCGGAGAATATGGACGACATGGAGAATAACTCCCTACGCGACAACCTCTTTCGCGAGCAGAACGCCTCGACGATGTCGAAGGTGATGACAGACCGGAGGATCAACAACGAGGTGCTGGGCATCCTCGGCAAGGTCACGGCGTCGAACCTagagaagatgaagaaaGAGCTGACCGACCTCCCCATCCGGCAGTCTACCAAGGAAGAGATCGATGAGGTCATCAAGGTATTCTTTAACAAGTCAACCAAGCCGGAGGATAGCTGCTACACGAACCTGTACGTGCAGCTCATCGCACACCTCATCTCCTCCATCGgcgagcgcgaggaggccgGCCGCATGATCCGCAACGAGGTGCTTCGTCAGTGCCGATCCACGTTCATGAACTCTGGGGCAGATGCGGTGGAGCTTGAGAAGCGGATGGCGACCATGTCACCAGAGGATGCCGAGATGGAGCGCATACAATTCTCGGGCAAGCAGAAGGCAAACATTCAGTTCCTTGGGCTAATGTTCAAGAGCCGGCTGGTCCGCCAGAAGGTTGTGCACGCCGTGTTGGACTCGCTGCTCTACGGACctggccaccgccgccacatcCCAACCGACTACAGCCTCATCCACTTCATGGAGTTGCTGCAGGTGTGCGGTCCTCATCTCGATGCCGCTTTCTACGAGGACCCGCTCCCGCGCTACCGTGAGACGATCACTGAGCTGAGCATCTCACACCCACAGAAGCGCATCCAGTTCCTGCTACAGAACTTCCTCGAGACAATGAACAACAATTGGGTCCCGCTGCACGGCCCCGGCGCACGCCGCACCGAGGGTGGCGGCAACGCCGCGCAGAACAgcaccaacaacaacggTGCTGGAGCGCTGGCGAATACCAACGGTCGCGGCGGAAACGTGTCCGCCATGCCACCGGTGCCCGTGCCGGCCCAGGAGGCGCAGCTCAGGATCCCTGACTATGAGGAGTTCTCAAAGGTGATGGATGACTTCTTCATGAGCAGCTCCGTCGACGAGATCGTCTCCATCATGTCGTCGATTCCCCCTGAAGTGGTCGTGGTGTACTGCACCAAGTGGCTTGGCCGGTACATTAATACATACAAGTACACGGCAGAGCGCACCCGCCTCGGTGAGCTGTTCGAGACCTTAATGAAGAAGGGCGCCCTCACCATGGggcaggcgcaggaggcgctgctgcagcacgtgcagaagtcagcagaggaggaactTTTCGCAGACATCCCAAAGTACTTCGTTCACTGGGCCTCGCTCATCCGGCACGGCCACAGCGTGTTTCCGTACTCGCTTCACACGAAGGTACTGAACATGCTCGTAGATAATCACGTGAGCATCGAGGTAATTGCCAACATGGTGCGCGACGTGGAGGCTGACACAAAGCCTGACCAGTTGAAGGACCTGAAACCCCAGGACCGCTTCCGCGTGCTGCAAGCGCTTCTGCGCTACACCCCACCGATGTTCGCTCACGACTCGGACGACgaccagcagcagaagtTAACTGTGCTAGATGTGGTTGGCACCATCGACCCCGAGGTCACGTACTTTAATGAGCTCTGCACCTCGTACGATGACGACAACTTTCACGCAAGTCCGGCCCTGAGCGACATGCAGAAGCACAGCCCGTTTCTCTGCGCCTCGGCCTTCTTCACGTTTGTCCGATACGACGTGAACTTCCTGTGCTCCCAGTATAAAGAGTTGCTGCGGAAGATCTTTACTGCACGCCCAGCTGACACGCTGCTCGTGGAGGTGTACCTGCAGTGGAGGAGCCTCGGGTGCTCGCACCGGTTCCTCTTTGCCTTCATCCGCAAGGTCCTAGATGTTGTAAACAACCGCCTAGACGTGCTGAACAAGCTtgctgcacagctgcgcactACCTTCAAGGAGGACATGCTTGTCTCACTGATGGAGGACGCAATCAAGGAGCGGAAGTGA
- a CDS encoding hypothetical protein (TriTrypDB/GeneDB-style sysID: LpmP.10.1000) produces the protein MQAVLSQIHKANMKALILSRMNVTMVVLDGIAMLMLIIAWAVTVKKEQGGVMARYAASIIGFILLAITMTLSILVQRLQPRLSLLYAHQMMAVLTLILSSISMGMNDVVVDLCNRGKQVEKTQCGSHIVETIAEVIVALTMVFDYGSSQQRIVTFIDKGILDGIKGRSNAGGMTQLP, from the coding sequence ATGCAGGCAGTACTCAGTCAGATTCACAAGGCCAATATGAAGGCCCTTATACTGAGTCGCATGAACGTTACCATGGTCGTCCTGGACGGGATTGCAATGCTGATGCTGATCATCGCGTGGGCTGTGACCGTGAAGAAGGAGCAGGGTGGCGTGATGGCGCGCTATGCGGCCAGCATTATCGGGTTCATTCTACTCGCCATCACCATGACGCTCTCTATCctggtgcagcgccttcagccgcgcctctctcttttataTGCGCACCAGATGatggcggtgctgacgcTCATTCTCAGCTCCATCAGCATGGGCATGAATGACGTAGTGGTGGATCTCTGCAACCGCGGCAAGCAGGTGGAAAAGACGCAGTGCGGCTCTCACATTGTCGAGACGATCGCTGAGGTTATCGTTGCCCTCACCATGGTCTTCGACTACGGAtcctcgcagcagcgcatcgtgaCCTTCATTGACAAGGGCATCCTAGATGGCATCAAGGGCCGCTCCAACGCCGGCGGCATGACCCAACTCCCCTAG